From a region of the Synechococcus sp. PCC 7502 genome:
- a CDS encoding AbrB family transcriptional regulator → MAKIKQPVMLEGEALLQKVKELEHLSKEEKAKACGYSTVTKTGKDRINSMKFLNALMEAANIKLDTKGSTKGGRSASYRVSVQKNGNLLIGSAYTSQMGLNPGDELEIRLGRKHIQLKPLGTIDSEA, encoded by the coding sequence ATGGCAAAAATTAAGCAACCTGTAATGTTAGAAGGTGAAGCATTACTCCAAAAAGTTAAAGAACTAGAACATTTATCTAAGGAAGAGAAAGCTAAAGCCTGTGGTTATTCTACCGTAACCAAAACAGGTAAGGATCGCATAAATTCCATGAAGTTTTTAAATGCTCTAATGGAAGCAGCTAACATTAAGCTTGATACCAAAGGTTCTACCAAAGGTGGCAGAAGTGCAAGTTATAGAGTTAGCGTTCAAAAAAATGGGAATTTATTAATTGGCTCAGCCTATACTTCACAAATGGGTTTAAATCCTGGCGATGAATTAGAAATTAGGTTAGGACGCAAACATATTCAGCTTAAGCCATTAGGTACTATTGACTCTGAAGCATGA
- a CDS encoding DUF2834 domain-containing protein — protein MLTYQQMYSLSRIYMVKRIVFGLIWVAFGTYAFLYAPTDQPETNTLIQNLIAGHIEGINPAIVALFNIMGVIPGIYACLLFADGRGQKIPAWIFVILSFFIGAFGLLPYLALRKPNPTFIGKQNWLIKVFDSKLTGILLAIAAAYLVAYGVWKGDWIDFIHQFQTNRFIHVMSLDFCLLCLLFPWLLSDDMQRRGMENNQTYMLVSVVPLFGVLSYLCMRSPLISSEPSQNQTLAS, from the coding sequence ATGCTAACATACCAACAGATGTACTCCCTAAGCCGCATTTATATGGTGAAAAGAATAGTTTTTGGGTTAATTTGGGTAGCCTTCGGTACCTATGCTTTTCTCTACGCACCAACCGATCAGCCTGAGACAAACACTTTAATTCAAAATTTAATCGCTGGACATATTGAAGGAATTAACCCTGCTATAGTTGCGCTTTTTAATATCATGGGAGTTATCCCTGGTATCTATGCCTGTCTTTTATTTGCTGATGGGCGGGGGCAGAAAATTCCAGCGTGGATATTTGTGATTTTATCCTTTTTTATTGGAGCATTTGGTTTACTCCCTTACCTTGCCTTGAGAAAGCCCAATCCAACTTTTATTGGTAAGCAGAACTGGCTTATTAAGGTATTTGACTCTAAATTGACAGGAATTTTGCTGGCGATCGCAGCAGCGTATTTAGTTGCCTATGGAGTATGGAAAGGTGACTGGATTGACTTTATTCACCAATTTCAAACTAATCGCTTTATCCATGTGATGAGCTTAGATTTTTGCTTGCTATGTTTACTATTTCCGTGGCTGTTGAGTGATGATATGCAGCGCCGAGGGATGGAAAATAATCAAACGTATATGCTAGTGTCGGTAGTTCCTCTGTTTGGGGTATTGAGTTATTTATGTATGCGATCGCCTTTAATTAGTTCTGAACCTAGCCAAAATCAAACCTTAGCATCTTGA
- a CDS encoding CPP1-like family protein, giving the protein MTDFTPYKKLGVTEDASFEEIKDARDRLIVELDGDTPAQELVEAAYDAILMDRLKARQEGKIKVPDRIRFPEKNITTSPSILQPVASPAKLRWLSESLDRPSRKDLVTYTCTFAGLLALSIFLPASNSIWMAIALLASIYFLKSKENRFWRSLLLALVGLVIGVSLAVGLLPLIIHGFSLSISTAIILLVMWLVTTLLR; this is encoded by the coding sequence ATGACTGACTTTACTCCCTACAAAAAACTAGGAGTCACAGAAGATGCCTCTTTCGAGGAAATTAAGGATGCGCGCGATCGCCTAATTGTGGAGCTAGATGGAGATACTCCCGCCCAAGAATTAGTTGAAGCTGCCTATGATGCCATACTTATGGATCGGCTTAAGGCTAGACAGGAGGGTAAAATTAAGGTTCCAGATCGGATTAGGTTTCCCGAAAAAAATATTACGACATCTCCAAGCATACTCCAACCCGTGGCATCTCCTGCTAAGTTGCGATGGCTGTCCGAGTCTTTAGATCGTCCTAGCCGTAAAGATTTAGTCACTTACACATGTACTTTTGCGGGATTATTAGCATTAAGTATTTTCCTGCCTGCTTCTAATAGCATTTGGATGGCAATCGCCCTGTTGGCAAGCATTTATTTTCTAAAGTCTAAGGAAAATCGGTTCTGGCGTTCTTTACTTCTGGCACTGGTGGGACTGGTTATAGGTGTATCCTTGGCAGTAGGGCTTTTACCTTTAATTATTCATGGTTTTTCCCTGTCAATTTCTACAGCAATTATCCTTTTGGTCATGTGGCTCGTCACGACTCTTCTGCGCTAA
- a CDS encoding YraN family protein: MVTAKIRGNQGENLVVQLLKAQGWEILATQWYCPCGELDIVACDRHRLIFVEVKTRSLGNWDEDGALAITKSKQKKLYISALEFLGQYPHLSNLDCRFDVALVNIDKSGIYQLYNYIESAFSAEES, from the coding sequence ATGGTGACGGCTAAAATTCGTGGCAATCAAGGCGAAAATTTGGTCGTCCAACTCCTAAAGGCACAAGGTTGGGAAATCTTGGCAACTCAATGGTACTGCCCTTGCGGGGAGTTAGATATAGTTGCCTGCGATCGCCATCGGTTAATATTTGTAGAAGTAAAAACCCGTAGTTTGGGTAACTGGGACGAAGATGGGGCATTGGCAATTACTAAATCTAAGCAAAAGAAGCTATATATTTCAGCCTTAGAATTTCTGGGGCAGTATCCCCATCTATCTAACTTAGATTGCCGATTTGATGTTGCCCTTGTGAACATAGATAAGTCTGGTATTTACCAACTTTATAACTATATAGAGTCTGCTTTTAGCGCAGAAGAGTCGTGA